Proteins from one Mycobacterium adipatum genomic window:
- a CDS encoding FAD-dependent oxidoreductase, with the protein MSGLLAALVMAEACDAVTVIERDALPDKVAQRPGVPQGLHLHMLLSSGLRALEDLLPGVSAELRSKGAPVLDARDLSQAYLDINGRVLCRHGTVSDPEAIRVILASRPLLESVVRERVRSLSNVTILDGHDVIEPTVRGRTVTGVKVGSRCTVHAFEVPADVVIDASGRSARTPAFLEAHGYGRPVEQTYRVQLSYASQLFRVPGGMLHEKAAVISPTLQRPTGAGLLANENGTVILTLIGIGGQRLPADLPSVLEGAARLLPPHICSVLGAAEPIGELHHRRYPASVWRRYDKLTSFPVGFLVVGDAVCSFNPVYGQGMTSAALQARALRKALADNGAPDLSGAYFRKAARQIAPIWHANRLNDFAVTPTTGWTMWPQRAFNAYTTAYMAAASDDAGLTEAFLRVLQGMDSGLTLASPVRAARVLAHSVRRR; encoded by the coding sequence ATGAGCGGCCTGTTGGCTGCTCTGGTCATGGCCGAAGCGTGCGACGCGGTGACGGTGATCGAGCGCGACGCACTTCCCGACAAGGTCGCACAACGGCCTGGGGTGCCACAGGGTCTGCACCTTCACATGCTGCTCAGCTCTGGTCTCAGAGCGCTCGAGGATCTCTTGCCGGGCGTCAGCGCGGAGCTGCGGTCAAAGGGCGCGCCGGTTCTCGATGCCCGCGACCTGTCGCAGGCTTACCTCGACATCAACGGGCGCGTTTTGTGCAGGCACGGGACCGTGTCTGATCCCGAAGCCATCAGGGTCATCCTGGCAAGTAGACCGCTGCTGGAATCCGTTGTCCGTGAGCGGGTTCGCTCGCTGTCGAACGTGACGATCCTGGACGGTCATGACGTGATCGAACCGACGGTGCGCGGGCGCACGGTGACGGGTGTCAAGGTCGGTAGCCGCTGCACAGTGCATGCGTTCGAGGTGCCGGCCGATGTCGTCATCGACGCATCGGGCCGATCGGCCCGGACACCGGCATTCCTGGAAGCTCACGGTTACGGTCGGCCGGTCGAACAGACCTACCGCGTGCAACTCAGCTATGCCAGCCAGCTTTTTCGCGTCCCGGGCGGAATGCTGCACGAGAAGGCCGCCGTCATCAGCCCGACCCTGCAACGTCCCACCGGCGCCGGACTGCTCGCGAACGAGAACGGCACCGTGATTCTCACGCTGATCGGTATCGGAGGACAGCGGTTGCCCGCCGATCTGCCTTCCGTCCTCGAGGGTGCAGCTCGACTCCTGCCACCGCATATCTGCTCGGTGCTCGGCGCGGCGGAACCAATCGGCGAACTTCACCACCGTCGGTACCCGGCCAGCGTGTGGCGGCGCTACGACAAGCTGACATCGTTTCCCGTCGGATTTCTGGTCGTGGGTGACGCGGTGTGCAGTTTCAACCCGGTCTACGGGCAGGGTATGACCTCTGCGGCGTTGCAGGCCCGCGCACTGCGAAAGGCCCTCGCCGACAACGGTGCTCCGGATCTGAGCGGAGCCTACTTTCGCAAGGCCGCCCGCCAGATTGCCCCGATATGGCACGCCAACCGGCTCAACGATTTTGCCGTCACACCGACAACGGGATGGACGATGTGGCCGCAGCGGGCGTTCAACGCCTACACGACGGCCTATATGGCCGCGGCCTCTGACGACGCGGGGCTCACCGAGGCGTTTCTCCGGGTCCTGCAGGGCATGGACTCAGGGCTGACGCTCGCCTCTCCGGTGCGCGCGGCGCGTGTCCTTGCGCACTCGGTCCGGCGGCGATGA
- a CDS encoding alpha/beta fold hydrolase, translating into MATDSMPDWVEAFAKTRAVIVFDQQGHGRTPDTARAMSYEQFGDDAAELLRALEVARADVMGYSQGGGAALQLAIRNPGLVSKLVAMSATFHRDGWHPSVAEAIATMSVADFAGTPVHTAFTAHTPEPVAFDAYLEKMKALNINDQQISERQMRAIAAKTMVIVGDADSVILEHALALFRLRGGADDEAAKTGLLQSVPQARLAVLPATSHIGVAGQADVVVPMVTAFLDDAPPVAPDLF; encoded by the coding sequence ATGGCCACCGACTCGATGCCGGACTGGGTGGAGGCCTTTGCGAAAACCCGCGCCGTCATCGTGTTCGATCAGCAGGGGCACGGCCGTACCCCGGACACCGCCCGAGCCATGTCCTATGAGCAGTTCGGGGACGATGCCGCCGAATTGTTGCGTGCGCTGGAGGTGGCGCGGGCGGATGTGATGGGCTACTCCCAGGGCGGCGGCGCTGCCTTGCAACTCGCGATCCGAAATCCGGGCCTCGTGAGCAAGTTGGTGGCCATGTCGGCGACGTTTCACCGCGACGGCTGGCATCCGTCGGTGGCCGAAGCCATCGCGACTATGAGTGTCGCCGACTTCGCCGGCACGCCTGTGCACACCGCGTTCACCGCACACACCCCCGAGCCAGTTGCCTTCGATGCCTACCTGGAAAAAATGAAGGCACTGAACATCAACGATCAGCAGATCAGCGAGAGGCAGATGCGCGCCATCGCTGCCAAGACGATGGTCATCGTCGGTGACGCGGACTCGGTGATCCTGGAGCATGCGCTGGCCTTGTTCAGGCTGCGCGGGGGAGCGGACGACGAGGCGGCCAAAACAGGCTTATTGCAGAGTGTTCCGCAGGCGCGCCTGGCGGTATTGCCCGCCACATCGCACATAGGTGTCGCTGGACAAGCTGACGTGGTGGTGCCGATGGTGACCGCGTTTCTCGACGATGCGCCGCCGGTGGCACCCGATCTTTTCTGA
- a CDS encoding NAD(P)H-quinone oxidoreductase has translation MSGAILFDHPGEPDVLQWRAVERLSPRPHEVVIKVAAAGINNADLLQRRGHYPVPSWAPRPLGLECSGTITAVGADVAAWSPGDEVCALLDGGGYADEVAVPAAQVMPIPHGVDVIEAAAIPEVAATVYSNLAMIAGLAKGQTVLIHGAGGGIGTFAIQWATAIGAHVITTAGSDAKVQAGLRLGAQTAINYRERDFVAATLEATGGRGVDSILDVVGAEYLARNLECLAPDGHLVIIGGTTGSTPLDVGYLMSKRATVSATMLRARPLHQKADIISGVTRDVLPLFVSGAVRVVVDTVIPLPEAARAHQLLESKRTVGKVILDNRPQ, from the coding sequence ATGAGTGGGGCGATACTGTTCGATCACCCCGGTGAACCGGACGTGCTGCAGTGGCGGGCTGTCGAGAGGTTGTCGCCCCGGCCCCACGAGGTGGTGATCAAAGTGGCTGCGGCAGGGATCAACAACGCCGACCTGTTGCAGCGGCGAGGGCACTACCCGGTGCCGTCCTGGGCTCCGCGCCCGCTGGGGCTGGAGTGCTCCGGAACGATCACCGCCGTCGGGGCAGATGTCGCGGCGTGGTCACCCGGGGATGAGGTGTGCGCGCTGCTCGACGGCGGCGGCTACGCCGACGAAGTCGCCGTGCCCGCCGCCCAGGTGATGCCGATCCCCCACGGTGTCGACGTGATCGAAGCGGCCGCGATCCCCGAGGTGGCCGCCACCGTCTATTCCAACCTCGCCATGATTGCCGGACTCGCCAAAGGTCAGACCGTGCTGATCCACGGCGCGGGTGGCGGTATCGGCACCTTCGCGATCCAGTGGGCCACCGCGATCGGCGCCCATGTCATCACCACCGCCGGCAGTGACGCCAAGGTGCAGGCGGGCCTGCGTCTCGGGGCTCAGACCGCGATCAACTATCGCGAACGCGATTTCGTCGCCGCCACGCTGGAAGCCACCGGCGGGCGCGGTGTCGACAGCATCCTGGACGTGGTCGGTGCGGAGTACCTGGCACGCAACCTGGAATGCCTGGCACCCGACGGACATCTGGTGATCATCGGCGGCACGACCGGGTCCACACCGCTGGACGTCGGCTACCTGATGTCCAAACGCGCCACCGTGTCCGCGACCATGCTGCGCGCGCGCCCGCTGCACCAGAAAGCCGACATCATCAGCGGCGTGACCCGCGACGTCCTTCCACTGTTCGTATCTGGCGCAGTCCGCGTCGTCGTCGACACCGTCATCCCGCTACCCGAGGCCGCTCGCGCGCACCAGCTGCTGGAATCCAAGCGCACCGTCGGCAAGGTGATCCTGGACAACCGGCCGCAGTGA
- a CDS encoding TetR/AcrR family transcriptional regulator, with protein sequence MPSAQPRPRNAAATRAAILQSAIEHFAGAGYDGAGVRQIAKDAGVTAMLVNRYFGSKEQLFAEAVEAAFAPPVFVVEESDAVARDAAAALVSRTGPAGDPPKSFLIMLLSVSDPVAVRIVREAIERHVGQRLARQIDRPDRELRTELMLSVISGVLLMRSVIGTRALSEADPVSIAGALEPVFEAIIGAPAR encoded by the coding sequence ATGCCTTCAGCCCAGCCCCGTCCACGAAACGCGGCCGCGACCCGTGCAGCGATCCTGCAATCGGCGATCGAACACTTCGCCGGCGCCGGTTACGACGGCGCGGGCGTCCGCCAGATCGCTAAAGACGCGGGTGTCACCGCCATGCTGGTGAACCGGTACTTCGGTTCCAAGGAGCAACTGTTCGCCGAGGCTGTCGAGGCCGCGTTCGCCCCGCCGGTGTTCGTCGTCGAAGAGTCGGACGCGGTCGCCCGTGACGCTGCCGCCGCACTGGTGTCACGCACCGGGCCGGCGGGCGACCCGCCGAAATCCTTCCTCATCATGTTGCTCTCGGTGTCCGATCCGGTCGCCGTGCGCATCGTGCGAGAAGCGATCGAACGCCATGTCGGACAACGACTGGCGCGCCAGATCGACCGCCCCGATCGCGAGTTGCGCACTGAGCTGATGCTGTCGGTGATCAGCGGAGTACTGCTGATGCGCTCGGTCATCGGAACCCGCGCGCTGAGCGAAGCCGACCCCGTGAGCATCGCCGGCGCCCTCGAACCGGTCTTTGAGGCGATCATCGGCGCACCGGCGCGATAG
- a CDS encoding SDR family NAD(P)-dependent oxidoreductase, translated as MSHVFLVSGASRGLGRAITEAAFEAGHRVVAGVRSASALTGLADRKPDHLAVVELDVTDDEQVHAAVATAVDRFGRLDVLVNNAGYANMAAAEDIDFDDFRAQIDTNFLGVVRLTRAALPVMRAQRSGHIIQISSVGGRMARPGLAAYQSAKWAVTGYSGVLAQEVEPLGIKVTVLEPGGMRTDWAGSSMTIAPVRDEYAATVGAAARLSQSANLGASDPVKVAALLLDIVEMATPPTRLLVGPDAYRYATAAGRELLATDEKWEALSISTAADDITSDQLDPLASGA; from the coding sequence ATGTCTCATGTCTTTCTCGTCTCCGGCGCCTCGCGGGGACTCGGTCGTGCCATCACCGAAGCCGCGTTCGAAGCCGGACACCGCGTGGTCGCCGGTGTGCGTTCGGCATCGGCTTTGACCGGCCTGGCCGACCGGAAGCCCGACCACCTCGCCGTTGTGGAACTCGACGTCACCGACGACGAACAAGTGCATGCCGCCGTCGCCACAGCAGTCGACAGATTCGGCCGCCTCGATGTGTTGGTCAACAATGCCGGTTACGCGAACATGGCCGCCGCCGAGGACATCGACTTCGACGACTTCCGCGCCCAGATCGACACCAACTTCCTCGGCGTCGTGCGTCTCACGCGGGCGGCGCTGCCGGTCATGCGCGCCCAGCGCTCCGGTCACATCATCCAGATCTCCTCCGTCGGTGGACGGATGGCCCGACCGGGGCTGGCGGCCTATCAATCCGCCAAGTGGGCGGTCACCGGTTACTCCGGTGTGCTGGCCCAGGAAGTGGAGCCACTGGGTATCAAGGTGACCGTGCTTGAACCTGGCGGTATGCGCACCGATTGGGCGGGCTCGTCGATGACCATCGCCCCGGTCCGCGACGAGTATGCCGCCACCGTGGGTGCCGCCGCACGGCTCAGCCAATCCGCCAACCTCGGCGCCAGCGATCCGGTCAAGGTCGCTGCGCTGCTGTTGGATATCGTGGAGATGGCGACGCCGCCGACCCGGCTGCTGGTCGGGCCCGACGCCTACCGCTATGCCACCGCAGCGGGACGTGAGCTACTGGCCACCGATGAGAAGTGGGAGGCGCTCAGCATCTCGACAGCGGCGGATGACATCACCAGCGACCAACTCGATCCGCTTGCCTCCGGCGCCTGA
- a CDS encoding alpha/beta hydrolase fold domain-containing protein, with amino-acid sequence MRFPEIVGSTSQISIPTRYGAAAATVYRPPTPTANTPVYVNIHGGGFVVGHPEQDDPWCRYLAANADVFVVNTSYVLAPGHRFPAAPQQIYDIVCWVAGPGRDWDGTRVCIGGQSAGGSLAAAASRLAHENKGPDIALQVLHYAPLDLVTPTGDKLSSVGSRAIMKPWMGAIFDTAYVPDRKQRSDRLASPAWGDNARGLAGIAPALIITAEYDRLRDEARRYADALADVAALAEYHEVPGVDHGYNIMSDDVESTRQTYARITDHVIRATG; translated from the coding sequence GTGCGGTTTCCCGAGATCGTCGGCAGCACGTCGCAGATCAGCATCCCGACGCGGTACGGTGCTGCGGCGGCCACCGTGTACCGCCCGCCGACTCCCACGGCCAACACTCCCGTCTACGTCAACATCCACGGCGGCGGGTTTGTGGTCGGGCATCCCGAACAGGACGATCCCTGGTGCCGCTACCTGGCGGCCAATGCGGATGTGTTCGTGGTCAACACCAGCTATGTGCTGGCGCCCGGTCACCGCTTTCCCGCTGCGCCACAACAGATTTATGACATCGTGTGCTGGGTCGCCGGTCCGGGCCGGGACTGGGACGGCACCCGGGTGTGTATCGGCGGCCAGAGCGCGGGAGGGAGCCTCGCCGCCGCAGCGTCGCGGCTCGCACATGAGAACAAGGGCCCGGATATCGCGCTGCAGGTCCTGCACTACGCGCCGCTCGACCTGGTGACTCCGACCGGTGACAAGCTGTCATCGGTGGGGAGCCGGGCGATCATGAAACCGTGGATGGGGGCGATCTTCGACACCGCCTATGTCCCCGACAGGAAGCAGCGCAGTGACCGACTCGCCTCTCCCGCCTGGGGCGACAATGCCAGGGGGCTCGCCGGCATTGCGCCGGCGTTGATCATCACCGCCGAGTACGACCGCCTGCGCGATGAGGCCCGCCGCTACGCTGATGCTCTCGCGGATGTCGCTGCTTTGGCCGAGTATCACGAGGTGCCTGGCGTAGATCACGGGTACAACATCATGAGCGACGATGTCGAGTCCACTCGCCAGACCTACGCTCGCATCACCGACCACGTCATCCGGGCAACGGGATAA
- a CDS encoding DinB family protein, whose protein sequence is MSVTIIRIGAERPIIENTLDRNRSALIDAVRGLSESDARRRLVASLTTPISLIKHAAAAERIWFQRFWANLDASECDGYSERDEGTFAVDAGESLSDVIAEFERASQLSRTIAAGFDLDDTKVNPVEGELSMRWTLLAMIEEFARHAGHADILREQIEAGPVIPLPG, encoded by the coding sequence ATGTCTGTCACCATCATCAGGATTGGCGCCGAGCGACCGATCATCGAGAACACCCTGGATCGCAACCGATCGGCGCTGATCGACGCCGTGCGCGGGCTCTCTGAGTCCGACGCCCGGCGCCGGCTCGTCGCCTCGCTGACCACGCCCATCTCGTTGATCAAGCATGCCGCCGCCGCGGAACGCATATGGTTTCAACGCTTTTGGGCGAACCTCGATGCATCGGAGTGTGACGGGTACTCCGAGCGCGACGAGGGTACCTTCGCCGTCGACGCCGGTGAGTCGCTGTCCGACGTGATCGCCGAGTTCGAGCGTGCCAGTCAGCTGTCACGCACCATTGCGGCAGGCTTCGACCTCGACGACACCAAGGTCAACCCCGTCGAGGGGGAACTCAGCATGCGATGGACCCTGCTGGCCATGATCGAGGAGTTCGCCAGGCATGCCGGTCACGCCGATATCCTGCGCGAGCAGATCGAGGCGGGCCCGGTTATCCCGTTGCCCGGATGA
- a CDS encoding sialate O-acetylesterase yields the protein MRKPRNPDGDAPLWKRAAFELKCFIKRRIAPKGIPVTPPREPYLVVPILGQSNAFGMGLPLDREGADKPHPNVHQWANSGPSKNTVILGADPLMHETPSRRVGFGVTFAKALTEATGRAVLLVPCARGDTSFHPKNGYTWDIDDTKTRRNLYREAVRSIDAALAQNPGSTVAVVLWHQGESDVPLTPAPVYQRKLDALFDDLRVRYGAETPIILGGMVPEEMELSGKDYTPINAVHKDTPNRLSRTAFVPGNRDAFNSLVDRHYNAEGIRALGRDMWSAYQRLDAAALREYRR from the coding sequence ATGCGCAAGCCCCGCAATCCCGATGGCGACGCCCCGCTGTGGAAGCGCGCGGCCTTCGAGTTGAAGTGCTTCATCAAGCGCCGGATCGCCCCGAAAGGCATCCCCGTGACACCGCCGCGCGAGCCGTACCTCGTCGTGCCCATCCTCGGGCAGTCCAATGCGTTCGGGATGGGCCTACCCTTGGATCGGGAGGGTGCCGACAAACCGCACCCGAATGTGCACCAGTGGGCCAACAGCGGTCCCTCGAAGAACACTGTCATCCTCGGCGCCGATCCGTTGATGCACGAGACACCCTCGCGGCGGGTCGGTTTCGGTGTGACGTTCGCCAAGGCGCTGACCGAGGCCACCGGCCGCGCGGTTCTGCTGGTGCCGTGCGCCCGCGGCGACACCTCGTTTCATCCGAAGAACGGCTACACCTGGGACATCGACGACACCAAGACCCGGCGCAATCTCTACCGTGAGGCGGTCCGCTCGATCGACGCAGCATTGGCGCAGAATCCGGGTAGCACTGTCGCCGTCGTGCTGTGGCATCAAGGTGAATCCGATGTTCCGCTGACCCCTGCGCCGGTGTATCAGCGAAAGCTGGATGCGCTGTTCGACGATCTCCGAGTCCGCTACGGAGCCGAGACTCCGATCATCCTCGGCGGGATGGTGCCCGAGGAGATGGAACTCAGCGGCAAGGATTACACCCCGATCAACGCCGTGCACAAGGACACCCCGAACCGGCTGTCGCGGACCGCCTTTGTCCCCGGTAACCGGGATGCTTTCAACAGCCTGGTCGACCGGCACTACAACGCCGAGGGCATCCGCGCCCTGGGGCGCGATATGTGGTCGGCCTACCAGAGACTCGACGCTGCCGCCCTGCGGGAGTACCGCCGCTGA
- a CDS encoding oxygenase MpaB family protein: MTVDVPTRHPAGPRPVPGMIKLLAVGLGIGRPNPGQWRRLGERLTVGDEPMDRLLDWMMATGLSQTRPLFDRALAGGIASLPDAPQELRDFFSTVETMPPWVDPELLRRGQRAMRRGGADGMYIARDVSLLGGYQFSGFNKTLLRTGALEKGSNKRFAETMQWAMDVIAEDGLGPLGVGYRSTIRVRLIHAFVRRHVGAMPDWRTDEWGVPVNQTDMAATLIGALIAPPAASLGMGILTAPEDLDAVAHLTRYVGWLIGVEDEWLPHSFRDGIRVLYHTLTALSAPDESTRQLAAPMADDPLAWHFDSLPALRRQLARAQHLSVTSAFLGPRAMRMLGLPAFVPPWYPLLKLPVNVVRSAVDLTLPGGMDRAARRGDRQQHALLSTMMGESDVAIGDSATSVNQVA; this comes from the coding sequence ATGACCGTGGATGTTCCGACCAGGCACCCCGCCGGACCCCGTCCGGTGCCGGGAATGATCAAGCTGTTGGCCGTCGGCCTGGGCATCGGCAGGCCGAACCCGGGCCAATGGCGTCGGCTCGGGGAACGGCTCACCGTCGGTGACGAGCCCATGGATCGGCTGCTGGACTGGATGATGGCCACCGGCCTGTCACAGACCCGTCCGCTGTTCGACCGGGCCCTGGCCGGCGGCATCGCGAGTCTGCCGGACGCGCCGCAAGAGCTCAGGGACTTCTTCTCAACGGTGGAGACGATGCCGCCGTGGGTCGACCCCGAGCTGCTCAGACGCGGTCAGCGGGCGATGCGGCGTGGCGGCGCCGACGGCATGTACATCGCCCGCGACGTGTCGCTGCTGGGCGGCTATCAGTTTTCCGGCTTCAACAAGACCCTGCTGCGCACCGGAGCCCTTGAGAAGGGGTCCAACAAGCGCTTCGCCGAGACGATGCAGTGGGCGATGGACGTCATCGCCGAAGACGGTCTCGGGCCGCTCGGGGTGGGTTATCGGTCCACGATCCGGGTACGGCTCATTCACGCCTTCGTGCGCAGGCATGTCGGTGCGATGCCGGACTGGCGCACTGACGAGTGGGGTGTGCCGGTCAATCAGACCGATATGGCGGCCACCTTGATCGGTGCGCTCATTGCTCCGCCGGCGGCCAGCCTCGGTATGGGAATCCTCACCGCGCCTGAGGATCTGGATGCCGTCGCTCACCTGACACGCTATGTCGGCTGGCTCATCGGTGTCGAGGATGAGTGGCTGCCGCACAGTTTCCGGGACGGCATCCGGGTGCTCTATCACACCTTGACCGCGCTCTCGGCGCCCGACGAGTCCACGCGGCAACTGGCCGCACCGATGGCCGACGATCCGCTGGCCTGGCATTTCGACAGCCTGCCCGCGCTGCGGCGGCAGCTGGCGCGGGCGCAGCACCTCTCGGTGACGAGCGCCTTCCTCGGACCCCGCGCCATGCGGATGCTGGGCCTGCCTGCCTTCGTGCCGCCGTGGTATCCGCTGCTCAAATTACCGGTCAACGTGGTGCGCAGTGCGGTCGACCTGACGCTGCCCGGCGGGATGGACCGCGCCGCCCGTCGCGGGGACCGTCAGCAGCATGCTCTGCTGAGCACGATGATGGGCGAAAGCGATGTCGCCATTGGTGATTCGGCGACGAGCGTCAACCAGGTCGCCTAG
- a CDS encoding SRPBCC family protein produces the protein MSNDSKVTVERTITAPADAVFDILSNPQRHPVLDGSGFVRSVHHADRIQKVGQVFTMNMQGDHMGGEYKTDNHVTGYAKDKLLAWKTAPAGTEPPGWEWLWELEAQGPGETLVRHTYDWTKVTDKKLLEKVKFPLVTEDQLDDTLSRLAAEVAS, from the coding sequence ATGAGCAACGACAGTAAGGTCACGGTCGAACGAACCATCACAGCGCCTGCAGACGCGGTGTTCGACATCCTGTCCAACCCCCAACGCCACCCGGTGCTGGACGGCTCTGGGTTTGTCCGCAGCGTGCACCACGCCGACCGGATCCAGAAGGTCGGTCAGGTGTTCACGATGAACATGCAGGGTGACCACATGGGCGGGGAATACAAGACCGACAACCACGTCACCGGGTATGCGAAGGACAAGCTGCTGGCCTGGAAGACGGCGCCCGCGGGCACCGAGCCGCCCGGCTGGGAATGGCTGTGGGAGCTGGAGGCGCAGGGCCCGGGGGAGACGTTGGTCCGCCACACCTACGACTGGACGAAGGTCACTGACAAGAAGCTGCTCGAGAAGGTGAAGTTCCCGCTTGTCACCGAGGACCAACTGGATGACACGTTGTCCAGGCTCGCCGCCGAGGTGGCGTCCTGA
- the bla gene encoding class A beta-lactamase: MTAYLTRRQALYGLAAMAALAGCRNAAATPVPDDTVTLDLAAVEDRYRARIGMFAVDLNSAARLQHRPDDRFAMCSTFKTYAAARVLQLTAHGQLRLDTPVLVQASDIVENSPVTSANVGGSMTVEQICAAALEKSDNTAGNLLLQRIGGPPAITTFARSVGDDQSRLDRWETELNTALPGDPRDTTTPRALASGYREVLVGDALTHELRERLLSWMTANATSQKRFRAGLPAGWTSADKTGAGDFGSTNDAGLLIGPAGQRIVMVVLTRSRDDVYDTPPLNEAIADTVRLTVDRFADT; encoded by the coding sequence ATGACTGCATATCTGACCCGACGTCAGGCCCTCTACGGCCTGGCCGCCATGGCTGCCCTCGCTGGGTGTCGAAACGCCGCGGCGACTCCGGTTCCCGACGACACCGTCACACTCGACCTCGCCGCCGTCGAAGACCGATACCGGGCCCGAATCGGCATGTTCGCAGTGGACCTGAATTCCGCTGCGCGGCTGCAGCATCGACCCGATGACCGGTTCGCCATGTGCTCGACGTTCAAGACCTACGCCGCGGCCCGGGTACTGCAACTGACTGCGCACGGCCAGCTGAGACTGGACACCCCCGTACTGGTCCAGGCATCCGACATCGTGGAGAACTCGCCGGTCACGAGCGCGAACGTCGGCGGCTCGATGACCGTGGAGCAGATATGCGCAGCGGCACTGGAAAAATCGGACAACACCGCCGGCAACCTGCTCCTGCAACGGATAGGCGGTCCCCCGGCCATCACCACGTTCGCCCGCAGCGTCGGCGACGACCAGAGCAGGCTGGATCGCTGGGAAACCGAACTCAACACCGCACTGCCCGGCGACCCACGCGACACCACGACCCCACGCGCCCTGGCGTCGGGCTATCGCGAAGTGCTGGTCGGCGACGCGCTCACGCACGAGCTACGCGAGCGCCTACTGTCATGGATGACAGCCAACGCCACCTCGCAGAAGCGGTTTCGAGCCGGATTGCCTGCGGGATGGACGAGCGCGGACAAGACCGGGGCGGGAGATTTCGGCTCCACCAACGACGCCGGACTCCTCATCGGGCCCGCCGGTCAACGGATTGTCATGGTGGTTCTCACCCGCTCCCGCGACGATGTGTACGACACCCCACCTCTCAACGAGGCGATCGCCGACACGGTACGGCTCACCGTCGATCGGTTCGCCGACACGTGA
- a CDS encoding LysR family transcriptional regulator has protein sequence MDLIRHLRYFVAVAEHRHFGNAAASLGLTQPPISQGLRRLERHLGLQLIDRSPAGATLTEAGAALLPRARLIVDDSTRLLADAAQLFGGLQGVRWGAIPQLDDEVLARCTHALHGASASAEAPLTTVTRSTAALLTDLRHGLLDIAVVAHPAVIAELDAGPVITLHRNVVVPAGHRAAAAEHPRAQMLRGLALATAPREDNPPAHDLLMDVFRRHGLDMAPQSASTHREVSAAVASGQCYGLATATATVHAGTSHRRMLVDDVALRVRIVTAPGRDLGDLTYALDRELLRVGS, from the coding sequence GTGGATCTGATTCGACATCTGCGGTATTTCGTGGCGGTCGCCGAACACCGACACTTCGGCAACGCCGCTGCCAGCCTCGGCCTCACCCAGCCTCCGATCTCGCAGGGGCTGCGGCGCCTGGAACGGCATCTGGGGCTGCAGTTGATCGACCGGAGCCCGGCGGGCGCGACGTTGACCGAGGCCGGGGCGGCGCTTCTACCGCGCGCGCGATTGATCGTCGATGACTCCACTCGCCTCCTGGCCGATGCCGCGCAGTTGTTCGGTGGCCTGCAGGGCGTGCGCTGGGGTGCGATACCCCAACTCGACGACGAAGTTCTCGCGCGCTGCACCCATGCACTGCACGGCGCGTCGGCGTCCGCCGAGGCGCCGTTGACGACGGTGACGCGAAGCACCGCGGCTCTGTTGACCGATCTGCGGCATGGCCTCCTCGACATCGCGGTGGTCGCCCATCCCGCGGTGATCGCGGAACTGGATGCCGGCCCCGTCATCACGCTGCACCGAAATGTGGTGGTGCCCGCCGGTCATCGTGCCGCGGCAGCCGAGCACCCCCGCGCCCAGATGTTGCGCGGCCTGGCGTTGGCGACCGCGCCGCGGGAGGACAACCCGCCCGCTCACGATTTGCTGATGGACGTGTTTCGTCGGCACGGGCTCGACATGGCCCCGCAGTCGGCGTCGACCCACCGAGAGGTGAGCGCGGCAGTTGCCTCGGGCCAGTGCTACGGCTTGGCCACGGCGACCGCCACCGTCCACGCCGGCACCAGCCACCGGCGAATGCTCGTGGACGACGTGGCCCTTCGCGTGCGGATCGTGACCGCCCCAGGCCGCGATCTCGGGGATCTGACGTACGCTCTCGACCGGGAACTGCTCCGGGTCGGATCATGA